The sequence below is a genomic window from Mycobacterium sp. ITM-2016-00316.
GCGTTCCGTGCAGGCGGCGCAGGGCCCCGGTCTCCCGATCGGCGGCAATACTGATGCCCAGGTTCACGAACGACGTCGAAAGGATGCCGTAGGCGAGCATGCTTGCGGCGATCACCGCGCCGGTACTGACGTTGCCGTAGGGCAACTCCGCCGAGAATATGGACCCCAGCAGCAGACAGATCACAGCCGGCATCGAGAAGGTCAACACCACCTGCTCGGGTCTGCGGTAGAACATCTTCAGTTCCGGGACCACCCGGGACCACCCGATGCGCAGCACCGACGGGAGCGGCGCGCGGGTGTGCTGCCCGGCGGTGCTCACGAATGCCCGATCAGCTGTAGATAGGCGTCTTCGAGGGTCGGGCGTGTCACCGTCAGGCGATCCAGTTCGGCGCCACCGCTGCTGAGGCGGCGGATCAATTCGGTGGGTGTCGCCGTCCGTTCCACCCGCTCCCGGCCGCCGTCCATCCACCGGACAGTCGCAGCGGTGTCGACATGTTCGATCAGCCGGGCCGGTGAGTCGACCGCGACCACCGACCCGCCGGCGACGACGGCGACCCGGTCTGCCAACGCGGCCGCCTCTTCGAGGTAGTGCGTCGTCATCAAGATCGTCGTGCCGTCTGCCGCCAGCAGTCTGATGAGTTCCCAGAACTGTTGCCGGGCTTCGGGGTCGAATCCGGTGGTCGGTTCGTCCAGGAACAGCAATTCGGGCCGGCCCACGATGCCGAGGGCGACATCGAGGCGGCGGCGCTGACCGCCCGACAGGGTCCCGACCCTCGCCTCGACGACCGGTGCGAGACCGACGAGATCGAGCACCTCTGCCGGTTCCCTGGCCGCACCGTAGCAACGACCGAACATCTGCACGGTTTCGCCCACGGTGAGCATCCCGGCATCACTGACCTCTTGGAGGACGATCCCGATCCGTGCGCGCCACTGTCTGCCCGCCGTTCCCGGGTCTGCTCCGAGCACGCTCACCTGTCCCGCGTCGCGCCTGCGGTTTCCCTCCAGGATCTCGACGGTCGTCGACTTGCCTGCGCCGTTCGGCCCGAGAATCGCAAAGATCTCCCCGTAGTCGACATCGAGGTCGAGATCGTCGACCGCCCGCAGCGCTCCGTACGACTTGGACAGACCCCGCACCTGGACAGCCCGGGCGGGGGCCGCACCGCTCACGACTGGAGTCTTCCGGCATCCGGTTGTGCGCCGTCGGCCTCGATCTCCGCCAACAGCGCTCGCAGTTCTGATTCGGACAGATCGTCCAGCAGGACGTCGACATCGTCGAGGTCCGCACCGGTCTGGTCGTCGGCCGACGCCTCGTCCGAGACGGGCGCATCACCGTGAATCGCCTGCAACTCGGTGAGGATCCGCTCGGAC
It includes:
- a CDS encoding ABC transporter ATP-binding protein — translated: MSGAAPARAVQVRGLSKSYGALRAVDDLDLDVDYGEIFAILGPNGAGKSTTVEILEGNRRRDAGQVSVLGADPGTAGRQWRARIGIVLQEVSDAGMLTVGETVQMFGRCYGAAREPAEVLDLVGLAPVVEARVGTLSGGQRRRLDVALGIVGRPELLFLDEPTTGFDPEARQQFWELIRLLAADGTTILMTTHYLEEAAALADRVAVVAGGSVVAVDSPARLIEHVDTAATVRWMDGGRERVERTATPTELIRRLSSGGAELDRLTVTRPTLEDAYLQLIGHS